DNA from Roseimicrobium sp. ORNL1:
GCTTCTTACGCTAAAACCACTTCTTCTTCCCCTCGATGTAGGTGCGGTCGAAGTCCTGATCAGACATCGTGAGGTAGATGATGCCTTCAATGAGTCCGATGACGCCCATCACAATGCTGGAGGCACCGCAGGTGAACATCCCGGCACCCAAGGTGACTGCAAGCATGATGATGCCCTCCGTCTGGAAGCCCAGCAGGAACTTGTGAATGCCAATGGAACCGAGCAGGATGGCACAGATGCCCACGGTAGTCTTGTCCGGCTTGCTCGTGCCGGCGACCGGAGGCGCATAGCCGCCCGCAGATTGCTGTGGCTGCGCCTGTGCTTGTGAGGGAGATGGCGCGGCAGGAACAGAAGCGGCCAGCTCAGGCGTCACCGCAATAGCCGCATCACCAAGCAGCTCAAAATCCACGCGATTGCCCGACATGGGAAGTCCAGTGCCCTTCCACTCCGGCCCTTGGAAGGAGTAGCGGTTGCCATCATCCGCCGCGATCCAGCCACGATTCTCTGCCACGGAAAAGTCCTGCAGGGTGCCTTTCATGGATCGTCTTTTACCGCATGCGCCTGCCGATGGCAATCGCAAGTCGATTCAAGTACTGCCGCTTGAAGAGAAGCAATCCTCGATACCCTGGCGCCACGCTATGCGATCTATTCCTCTTCCTTGGTCTTCCGGAGGTCCGCACACTTCTTGGATCCAATCGTAACGCCAAAGCCGACCCACCCACTCTCACGGCACGCTTTGCGCAGCGCATTCAGCTTCTCCTGAGGTGTCTTGCCCTTGCTGGTCTTGAGCGCTCCCGCCATGCCCAGGGTCAGACCCAGTTGGATCCATTTGCTGGAGAGCAACGTCTGCCTGAGCCTCGCCAAAGCGGTAAGAGCTTCGCGATCTGCTTTTTCGCGGGTGACCGATTGCTTGAGCTCCGTCACGCGCTGGGCCAGTGCGCCGGCGCCGCTGCTGCTACCGCCGGAAGCAGCGCCAAGATTTCCAAAAACGGTGGTGAGCTCCTTGTTGGGGAACACTTCCATCTCCGGCCCCGCGAGGGCAGCCACGATGGCTCCCAGATCGGCGTCATCTGCTTTCGCCACCACTTGCGCCAAAGCCACCTGCACCAGTCCTGCGTGCAGGCTGCTGATGCTGTCCCATGAGCCGCGCACGTAGTGGTAGAAGCGCTCACGGAAACGCGGATTGCTCTGTAGCTTCGCCGCGTGGTGCTTGTAGAAATCCAGCTGCAGCCGGATCATCTCCTTGATGAGCGGCTCGGGCTTCGTCGCGATGGTATTGCTGCCATGCACGCGGTATTCCAACAGCACTTCCGGCACGATCTCGATCTGATGCTCCAGCGCCGCGGTGGAGAGGAAGAAATAGTCGTGGATGAAACGATAATCCCGCATGGGATTCGCCACGAGATAAGGCGCGCGCGCGAAGACATTCGTCGTTGTCGCGATGAAGTTCGCCTGGCCAAGCCATTCGGAAATATCCACGCCATCCTGCGCGCCGAGCGTCCAGGCCCCGTGGAACCAACGTGAGCGTGGCGCATCCTCCGGCATGATTGCGCCATCACCATCGATCACACGCAGCTTCGTGGAGAACACTGACTTGCCCGGATGCTCGCGCGCACTCTGCAGGCATTGTGCGATACGATCGGGCAGATAACGATCGTCGGAATTGAGGATGCCGATGAAATCGCAATCCGTCGCCGCCTTCGTGATCAGTTCGTTGATGGTGTTGTGCGCCCCACGATTTTCACGGGCGCCAACTTCCACCCCATGTTTCTGAAAAGAACGTAGCACTTCAACCGAGTTGTCCTTGGAACCATCATCGATCACGAGAATACGATCCGGCTTGCGTGTCTGTGCCAGCACAGACTCCAGCGCCTCACCCACGTAACGGGCGTGGTTGTAGCAGGGGATGACGATGGCGACGCGTTCAGACATGCGGTGGTGGGCTATGGCGATTGCGTTTGCGACAGGGAGATCAACTTCTCCAACCAGACACGCTCCAGCGCGCTGCGATCTTCCGCGGGCGCGGTGTTACGCAGCTTCAACTTCACGGGACCCAGGTTGAGTTTGCGATGGGTGGGTGGCTTCTGCAGCTTGAGCACGTCCTCGATGTTCTTGGACAGAGTGCCGCGCAGCTTCTCATCAGAAACGCTGATGAGATCAAAATCGGGGAGCAGCTTCGCGAGTGTGGCGCGGCTCAAGGTGGGCGTGTCTTCAATGGCGGCAGTCACGCGCAGGTTGGTGAGTTTCTTCACCAGCCACACGCACAGCACGGCGTCGGAACGGTAGGCATGCACGATCTTGGCGCCACGCTTGGGCAGCGACTCCGCATACCACATGGCCCGGCGCGCCTGACGGTAGAATTCTTCACCCTCCAATGCATCGCCAATCGCGCCGCGCAGCTTTTCGATCTGCTGACGCCAACCCGTGCGGCGCAGCCAGAGGCTCTCCAGCACCACGGCATCAGGGATCCACTCGAGTTTGTTGAGCAGCGTGGGGGAAACTTCGGACAACTCATCAGCCGTCCCACCGGTGAGGACACGCAGCCGCTCTTCGTTCGCGATGGCTTGCAGCGCGGACACCTCGGCATCCACTTGATTTATCACGTACACGATCGGCGCTTCCACGCGCTTCGGTGCTGACTGCACTGCCTTGCGAAAATGTTCTCCAAGAGCACCGGCCGTTACCGAAAGGGCGAAGAGCGTGTCCGCATGCTTGCGG
Protein-coding regions in this window:
- a CDS encoding TM2 domain-containing protein, yielding MKGTLQDFSVAENRGWIAADDGNRYSFQGPEWKGTGLPMSGNRVDFELLGDAAIAVTPELAASVPAAPSPSQAQAQPQQSAGGYAPPVAGTSKPDKTTVGICAILLGSIGIHKFLLGFQTEGIIMLAVTLGAGMFTCGASSIVMGVIGLIEGIIYLTMSDQDFDRTYIEGKKKWF
- a CDS encoding glycosyltransferase family 2 protein; amino-acid sequence: MSERVAIVIPCYNHARYVGEALESVLAQTRKPDRILVIDDGSKDNSVEVLRSFQKHGVEVGARENRGAHNTINELITKAATDCDFIGILNSDDRYLPDRIAQCLQSAREHPGKSVFSTKLRVIDGDGAIMPEDAPRSRWFHGAWTLGAQDGVDISEWLGQANFIATTTNVFARAPYLVANPMRDYRFIHDYFFLSTAALEHQIEIVPEVLLEYRVHGSNTIATKPEPLIKEMIRLQLDFYKHHAAKLQSNPRFRERFYHYVRGSWDSISSLHAGLVQVALAQVVAKADDADLGAIVAALAGPEMEVFPNKELTTVFGNLGAASGGSSSGAGALAQRVTELKQSVTREKADREALTALARLRQTLLSSKWIQLGLTLGMAGALKTSKGKTPQEKLNALRKACRESGWVGFGVTIGSKKCADLRKTKEEE